A genomic stretch from Gemmatimonadota bacterium includes:
- a CDS encoding DUF4340 domain-containing protein codes for MEETRKTLVFVGVAALVTVAAYFAAPADPTLEAFSDRGEVFFPEFTDPNEAASLEVIDFDEITGSVAAFNVVFKGTRWRIPSHHNYPADDRDRLARTAAGLIEVRKDDVVAEVAADHEALGVVDPLDEAVASLAGRGKRVTVKDGNDNLLADLIVGKSVPGREGRYRYLRVPGQKRTYAARFDVDVSSRFGDWIEKDLLEVDQNRIEQVILKDYSIDERTRVLNQRDTIILTRGDPDWTANRMRSGEKVDGAKMEDLLKALDELTIVGVRPKPAGLSRSLEDNEGINITRGDLASLQEKGYFFTRDGQLVSNEGETQVRTADGVVYTLRFGEIVYGAGDAVTAGSGGAGVGGSDEPGENRYLFITTGFNAGMFPEPPRPGDLAFQGRADSLWTDADRTNADLQEKHEAWQSNVDTGRRTSADLNARFARWYYVISADSFDRIHLRRGDLVATE; via the coding sequence ATGGAAGAGACCCGAAAGACGCTGGTCTTCGTCGGCGTTGCGGCGCTGGTGACCGTCGCGGCCTATTTCGCGGCGCCGGCCGATCCGACGCTGGAGGCCTTCTCCGACCGGGGCGAGGTCTTCTTTCCCGAGTTCACCGATCCCAACGAAGCGGCCTCGCTGGAGGTCATCGATTTCGACGAGATCACCGGGAGCGTCGCCGCGTTCAACGTGGTGTTCAAAGGTACGCGCTGGCGCATTCCTTCCCATCACAACTACCCGGCCGATGATCGGGACCGCCTGGCCCGTACCGCCGCGGGACTCATCGAGGTCCGCAAGGACGACGTGGTCGCCGAGGTTGCCGCGGATCACGAGGCCCTGGGCGTGGTGGACCCGCTCGACGAAGCTGTCGCCTCCCTGGCCGGACGGGGCAAGCGCGTCACGGTCAAGGACGGGAACGACAACCTGCTCGCCGACCTCATCGTCGGCAAAAGCGTACCCGGACGGGAGGGCAGGTACCGCTACCTCCGGGTGCCGGGACAGAAACGGACCTACGCGGCGCGCTTCGACGTGGACGTGTCGTCCCGTTTCGGCGACTGGATAGAGAAGGACCTCCTGGAAGTGGACCAGAATCGGATCGAGCAGGTCATCCTGAAGGACTACTCCATAGACGAACGCACCCGGGTCCTGAACCAGCGCGACACGATCATCCTGACGCGGGGCGACCCCGACTGGACGGCCAACCGCATGCGAAGCGGGGAGAAAGTCGACGGGGCGAAGATGGAAGACCTGCTCAAGGCCCTGGATGAACTGACCATCGTGGGGGTCCGTCCCAAGCCGGCCGGCCTTTCCAGGAGTCTGGAGGACAACGAGGGCATCAACATAACCCGCGGCGACCTGGCCTCCCTGCAGGAGAAAGGCTACTTCTTCACCCGGGACGGCCAGCTGGTTTCCAACGAAGGGGAGACGCAGGTCCGCACGGCGGACGGGGTCGTATACACGCTACGCTTCGGTGAGATCGTGTACGGGGCCGGAGACGCGGTTACCGCCGGTTCGGGCGGCGCCGGGGTCGGAGGTTCAGACGAACCTGGAGAAAATCGGTACCTGTTCATCACGACCGGATTCAACGCGGGCATGTTCCCGGAACCGCCCAGGCCCGGCGACCTGGCTTTCCAGGGCCGGGCGGACTCGCTCTGGACCGACGCCGACCGGACCAATGCCGATCTGCAGGAAAAACATGAAGCCTGGCAAAGCAACGTGGATACCGGGCGGCGGACCTCCGCGGACCTGAACGCCCGCTTCGCACGGTGGTACTACGTGATCTCCGCGGACAGCTTTGACCGGATCCATCTCAGGCGCGGAGACCTGGTCGCCACCGAGTGA